A stretch of the Polaribacter pacificus genome encodes the following:
- a CDS encoding DUF6787 family protein encodes MEKLKKRWGLKSNKQVLIILLVFSITGYSSLVIAKPILELVGLNQESTNPWIYRPLRILLIFPFYQFLIVAYGWLFGQFDFFWAFEKKMLKRIGFARFIKD; translated from the coding sequence ATGGAAAAACTAAAAAAAAGATGGGGCTTAAAATCAAACAAACAGGTATTAATTATACTGTTAGTTTTTTCTATTACCGGCTACAGCTCTTTAGTTATAGCTAAACCTATTTTAGAACTAGTTGGGCTCAACCAAGAATCTACAAACCCATGGATCTATAGACCTTTAAGAATCCTTCTAATTTTCCCTTTTTATCAGTTTTTAATCGTTGCTTATGGTTGGCTATTTGGTCAATTTGATTTTTTCTGGGCCTTTGAAAAAAAGATGCTAAAGAGAATTGGTTTTGCTAGATTTATCAAAGACTAA
- a CDS encoding ABC transporter ATP-binding protein, which produces MIEIKNLHKSYPIGKESLHVLKGIDLHIKEGEFVSIMGSSGSGKSTLLNIVGLLDEHDEGEYYLNGQLIKNLNEKKAAVLRNKFLGFVFQSFNLISYKTALENVALPLYYKGIPRKERLKIAMDYLDKVGLKDWASHLPNELSGGQKQRVAIARALVTKPKVVLADEPTGALDSTTTDNVMDLLRDINNEGMTVFVITHEEEVAEQTKRIVRLKDGLIISDELTANSKAV; this is translated from the coding sequence ATGATTGAAATTAAAAATCTTCACAAGTCTTATCCAATCGGAAAAGAATCTTTACATGTTTTAAAAGGAATCGATTTACATATTAAAGAAGGAGAGTTTGTATCTATTATGGGGTCTTCGGGTTCTGGTAAATCTACCTTGCTTAATATCGTTGGATTGCTAGATGAACACGATGAAGGGGAATATTATTTAAATGGTCAGTTGATTAAAAATTTGAATGAAAAAAAGGCAGCAGTTTTAAGAAATAAATTTTTAGGATTTGTTTTTCAGTCGTTTAACTTAATTTCATACAAAACAGCCTTAGAAAATGTGGCTCTCCCATTATACTATAAAGGGATTCCACGTAAAGAGCGTTTAAAAATTGCGATGGATTATCTAGACAAGGTTGGCCTAAAAGATTGGGCAAGCCACTTGCCTAATGAGTTATCTGGAGGACAAAAACAACGTGTTGCAATTGCGAGAGCATTGGTAACCAAACCTAAAGTTGTTTTAGCCGATGAACCTACAGGAGCCTTAGATTCTACAACTACTGATAACGTTATGGATTTATTAAGAGATATTAATAATGAAGGGATGACAGTTTTTGTAATTACCCACGAAGAAGAAGTAGCAGAACAAACCAAAAGAATTGTCCGTTTAAAGGATGGATTAATCATTAGTGATGAATTGACAGCTAACTCAAAAGCGGTTTAA
- a CDS encoding efflux RND transporter periplasmic adaptor subunit, producing the protein MSKRAKIILAVIAIFFIVALIWFGKKNKTNIIQYETETAFTTSIQKKTVATGKVIPMEEVEIKPQITGIIDEVFVEEGAVVKNGDLIATVRVVPNVASLNSATGRVKSARLTYNNAKVSYDRTKKLFDKGVIARQDFESSELSYNNAKLSLANAESDLEIIKKGSTSGLGQTANTNIRATASGMILEIPVKKGYQVTQTNDFNAGTTIASIADMTKMIFEGKVDESEVSKLKEGTKIEVSLGAIEGVKFPATLNFVAPKGTEEGGAVQFKIKANVTLDNKYFIRAGYSANADIILESKDNVLAVKEALLRFDKKTEEPYVEVKVGDGFERRTIKLGTSDGVNVEVLSGITKDDQIKIWNKASKDEEKIN; encoded by the coding sequence ATGAGTAAAAGAGCAAAAATTATTTTAGCAGTAATAGCGATATTTTTTATCGTTGCACTTATTTGGTTCGGTAAGAAGAACAAAACGAATATTATTCAATATGAAACCGAAACAGCTTTCACTACTAGTATCCAAAAAAAAACAGTAGCAACTGGGAAAGTGATTCCAATGGAAGAGGTAGAGATTAAGCCTCAGATTACAGGGATTATTGATGAAGTTTTTGTTGAAGAAGGAGCCGTAGTTAAAAATGGCGATTTAATAGCAACTGTTAGAGTTGTACCAAATGTTGCCTCTTTAAACAGTGCAACTGGTAGAGTGAAATCAGCAAGATTAACCTACAACAACGCTAAAGTTTCTTATGATAGAACTAAAAAATTATTTGATAAAGGTGTTATTGCTCGTCAAGATTTTGAGTCTTCAGAATTAAGTTATAACAATGCAAAATTAAGTTTAGCTAATGCAGAATCTGATCTAGAGATCATTAAAAAAGGATCAACTTCGGGCTTAGGGCAAACTGCTAATACCAATATTAGAGCTACTGCTTCTGGTATGATTTTAGAGATTCCAGTTAAGAAAGGATACCAAGTTACCCAAACGAATGATTTTAATGCTGGTACTACCATTGCTAGTATTGCAGATATGACTAAAATGATTTTTGAAGGTAAGGTTGATGAATCAGAAGTTAGTAAACTTAAAGAAGGGACTAAAATTGAAGTTTCTTTAGGAGCTATAGAAGGGGTTAAGTTCCCTGCAACTTTAAACTTTGTTGCACCAAAAGGTACCGAAGAAGGAGGGGCAGTACAATTTAAGATTAAAGCAAATGTTACTTTAGATAATAAGTACTTTATAAGAGCTGGATACAGTGCGAATGCTGATATCATCTTAGAGAGTAAAGACAATGTTTTAGCGGTAAAAGAAGCGTTATTGCGTTTTGATAAAAAAACGGAAGAGCCTTATGTAGAAGTTAAAGTTGGTGACGGTTTTGAAAGAAGAACAATTAAGCTTGGAACTTCTGATGGTGTAAATGTAGAAGTGCTTTCTGGTATTACTAAAGACGATCAAATTAAGATTTGGAACAAGGCTTCTAAAGACGAAGAGAAGATAAATTAA
- a CDS encoding acyloxyacyl hydrolase: MSGQITTKNKLIPSEIGFAFVLGNEHNFLFDDPDYNYQSKIVKLRLLYPLLSKSNALALIFEPQVVHLNHQLINEQFVTPDEDKYLEKRARYTRKKQMTLAVIETTLAFKVKIYKKLNGVVTAGLGLGYIDTATERLAKGFTFTENGSIALEHPVKERTNLHIAVGLGHVSNFNFNLPNSGYNTLTTSIGFSYVLK, encoded by the coding sequence TTGTCTGGGCAAATAACCACTAAAAACAAACTTATTCCTTCTGAAATTGGTTTTGCATTTGTCTTAGGAAACGAGCATAATTTCTTATTTGATGACCCTGATTACAACTACCAATCCAAAATAGTTAAACTTCGGTTACTTTATCCTTTACTCAGCAAGAGTAATGCCTTAGCGTTGATATTTGAACCGCAAGTAGTTCATTTAAATCATCAGCTGATCAATGAGCAATTTGTCACTCCTGATGAAGACAAGTATCTGGAAAAGAGAGCTCGTTACACAAGAAAAAAGCAAATGACTTTAGCAGTCATAGAAACAACACTGGCATTTAAAGTTAAAATCTATAAAAAATTAAACGGTGTCGTTACAGCTGGTTTAGGTTTAGGTTATATAGACACAGCAACTGAACGCCTGGCTAAAGGATTTACCTTTACAGAAAATGGTAGTATAGCCCTGGAACATCCTGTAAAGGAAAGAACTAACCTACACATAGCTGTTGGATTAGGTCATGTTTCTAATTTTAATTTTAACCTTCCTAATAGTGGCTACAATACACTAACAACATCAATTGGTTTTAGCTATGTTCTAAAATAA
- a CDS encoding 3-hydroxyacyl-CoA dehydrogenase family protein — MKNIAVIGSGTMGNGIAHTFAQFGYNVQLIDISQEALDKGLATITRNLDRMVAKDKISEADKAKTLGNITTYTTIKEGVKYASLVVEAATENSDLKLKIFKELDEVCPDDTILASNTSSISITKIAAATKRPDKVIGMHFMNPVPIMKLVEIIRGYNTSDEVMQFTVDLSKKINKIPVEVNDYPGFVANRILMPMINESIETLYNGVAGVEEIDTVMKLGMAHPMGPLQLADFIGLDVCLSILNVLYDGFKNPKYAPCPLLVNMVMAGKLGVKSGEGFYDYSQGKKAEKVALQFAK; from the coding sequence ATGAAAAATATTGCCGTTATAGGATCCGGAACCATGGGGAATGGAATTGCCCATACTTTTGCACAATTTGGTTACAATGTTCAATTGATCGACATCTCTCAAGAAGCACTTGACAAAGGGCTTGCAACGATTACTCGCAACCTTGACAGAATGGTCGCTAAAGATAAAATTTCTGAAGCAGATAAAGCAAAAACATTAGGAAACATTACCACCTATACTACCATCAAAGAAGGCGTTAAATACGCTAGCTTAGTGGTAGAAGCTGCTACTGAAAATAGTGATTTAAAGCTTAAAATATTTAAAGAATTGGATGAAGTTTGCCCAGATGACACCATTTTAGCATCAAACACTTCATCAATTTCTATTACAAAGATTGCCGCAGCTACCAAACGTCCTGATAAAGTAATCGGAATGCATTTTATGAATCCAGTTCCTATCATGAAATTGGTAGAGATCATTAGAGGATACAATACTTCTGATGAAGTTATGCAATTTACTGTAGATCTTTCTAAAAAGATAAATAAGATTCCTGTAGAAGTTAATGATTATCCTGGTTTTGTTGCCAATAGAATCTTAATGCCGATGATCAATGAGTCTATAGAGACTTTATACAATGGAGTTGCTGGTGTTGAAGAAATTGACACTGTAATGAAACTTGGAATGGCACACCCTATGGGACCTCTTCAATTGGCTGATTTTATTGGATTGGACGTTTGCCTATCTATCTTAAATGTATTGTATGATGGATTTAAAAACCCTAAATATGCTCCTTGTCCACTTCTAGTAAACATGGTGATGGCAGGTAAATTAGGTGTTAAATCTGGAGAAGGTTTTTACGATTATTCTCAAGGTAAAAAAGCAGAAAAAGTTGCCTTGCAATTTGCTAAATAA
- a CDS encoding Gfo/Idh/MocA family protein, giving the protein MLKVGVLGAGHLGKIHLRLLQQSSKYNLVGFFDPSEENAKKVSEEFGYHRFDSVEELINNVEVVDIVTPTLSHFECAKLAIEKGCHIFIEKPITNTVLEAEAIRTLASQKHVRGQVGHVERFNPAFTAVRDMISSPMFIETHRLAEFNPRGTDVPVVLDLMIHDIDIILSVVNSPVKSVHASGVAVISETPDIANARIEFENGCVANLTASRISMKNMRKSRFFQKDAYISIDFLEKTSEVVRMKDVPEQEDEFAMILQNAEGEKKQIYFDNPTVNSNNAILDELESFAEAIVNEETPIVSLKQGANALRVAQQIIDCFNKQKELI; this is encoded by the coding sequence ATGTTAAAAGTAGGTGTTCTAGGAGCTGGTCATTTAGGAAAAATACATCTTCGCCTCTTACAGCAATCATCAAAATACAACTTGGTTGGTTTTTTTGATCCTTCTGAAGAAAATGCAAAAAAAGTTTCAGAAGAATTTGGTTACCATCGTTTTGATTCTGTTGAAGAATTAATCAATAATGTAGAAGTTGTGGATATCGTGACTCCTACCTTATCACATTTTGAATGTGCTAAATTAGCCATAGAAAAAGGTTGTCATATTTTTATAGAAAAACCAATAACCAATACAGTACTTGAAGCAGAAGCTATTAGAACTTTAGCAAGCCAGAAACACGTACGAGGTCAAGTTGGTCATGTAGAGCGATTTAACCCTGCTTTTACAGCTGTTAGAGACATGATCTCTTCTCCAATGTTTATAGAAACCCATCGATTGGCTGAGTTTAACCCAAGAGGTACAGACGTGCCTGTAGTTTTGGATTTAATGATTCATGATATTGACATTATCTTAAGCGTAGTAAACTCACCTGTAAAAAGTGTACATGCTAGCGGTGTTGCTGTTATTAGTGAAACTCCAGATATTGCTAATGCTCGTATCGAGTTTGAAAACGGCTGTGTAGCCAATTTAACGGCAAGTAGGATCTCTATGAAGAACATGAGAAAATCTCGTTTCTTTCAAAAAGACGCTTATATTTCTATTGATTTCTTAGAAAAAACATCCGAAGTAGTACGAATGAAAGATGTTCCTGAACAAGAAGATGAATTTGCGATGATTTTACAAAATGCAGAAGGAGAAAAAAAGCAAATCTATTTTGACAATCCAACAGTAAATAGCAACAATGCTATTTTGGATGAGTTAGAATCTTTTGCAGAAGCTATTGTTAATGAAGAAACTCCTATTGTTTCTTTAAAACAAGGAGCCAATGCTTTGCGTGTTGCTCAACAAATTATAGATTGCTTTAACAAGCAAAAAGAACTTATATAA
- a CDS encoding ABC transporter permease, whose translation MKFLFDSDTWQEIYGSIRKNKMRTAITIIGVLWGIFLLVVLLGAARGIENNFNKIFGSFATNSVFIFPRATEIPFKGFQKNRTFSLTERDVEILKSEYSDEIKLLAPRSQTSNLIVRGIKTGTFQISGDYPVLDQIQKKELMYGRFLNQKDMITHAKVCVISEEMYKQLFEKNEFPIGELIKINSINYKVVGVYKRGNGISFDGDSAYIPFSTFQKVYNRGNRIGWMMITANEGVDIAQMEVDILLTLKNLHKVHPDDKRAFGSINLGVEIGKVTGFLTGMQFLTWFVGIATLIAGVFAIGNILLITVKERTKEIGIRRALGATPLSIRRQIVLESVFLTSVAGMLGIVFGALVLYGLDALVGQGDSAVLINPTVNIPIILIAFVTLAILGTLIGLIPAYMATIVKPIEALREE comes from the coding sequence ATGAAGTTTTTATTTGATTCAGATACTTGGCAAGAAATTTACGGAAGCATTCGTAAAAACAAAATGCGTACAGCAATTACCATTATTGGTGTATTGTGGGGAATTTTCTTACTCGTTGTTTTATTAGGTGCTGCAAGAGGTATCGAAAATAACTTTAATAAAATATTCGGAAGTTTTGCAACCAACAGTGTTTTTATTTTTCCACGAGCTACTGAAATTCCTTTTAAAGGATTTCAGAAAAACCGTACGTTTAGCTTAACTGAAAGGGATGTAGAAATATTAAAAAGTGAGTACAGTGATGAAATTAAGTTATTAGCTCCAAGAAGTCAAACATCTAATCTAATTGTTAGAGGTATAAAAACTGGTACTTTTCAAATAAGTGGGGATTATCCAGTTCTGGATCAAATTCAGAAGAAAGAATTGATGTATGGTCGTTTTTTAAATCAAAAAGACATGATAACCCATGCTAAAGTATGTGTTATCTCAGAGGAGATGTACAAGCAATTATTTGAAAAGAACGAATTTCCAATTGGTGAGCTCATTAAAATTAACAGCATTAACTATAAAGTTGTTGGAGTTTATAAAAGAGGAAACGGAATTAGTTTTGATGGAGATTCTGCATATATTCCATTTTCAACTTTTCAAAAAGTATATAATAGAGGAAATAGAATTGGTTGGATGATGATTACTGCTAATGAAGGAGTAGATATTGCCCAGATGGAAGTTGATATTTTATTGACCTTAAAAAACCTTCATAAAGTACATCCAGATGATAAAAGAGCTTTTGGTAGTATCAATCTTGGTGTTGAAATAGGCAAAGTAACCGGATTTTTAACAGGAATGCAGTTTTTAACCTGGTTTGTTGGAATAGCGACATTAATTGCAGGAGTATTTGCCATTGGTAATATCTTGTTGATTACTGTAAAAGAACGTACAAAAGAGATTGGTATTAGAAGAGCACTTGGAGCGACACCTTTAAGTATTAGAAGACAAATTGTATTAGAATCAGTCTTTTTAACATCCGTAGCAGGAATGTTAGGAATTGTATTTGGAGCACTCGTTTTATATGGATTGGATGCCTTAGTAGGGCAAGGAGATAGTGCAGTTTTAATCAATCCAACAGTGAATATCCCAATCATATTAATAGCATTTGTCACTTTAGCAATTTTAGGAACTTTAATAGGTCTTATACCCGCTTATATGGCAACCATAGTTAAACCAATTGAAGCATTAAGAGAAGAATAA
- a CDS encoding NUDIX hydrolase yields MDFSEFLERKNQLQKANLGGLEAQFLLAPEMRLKYNADKIKASNPKKAAVLALFYPNTNNETCFLLTERAKYKGTHSAQISFPGGKIDKKDFNLKETALRETFEEVGVPKNKITILRELTDVFIPPSNFLATPFLGYTDEAPKLITNYEVASAFKVPVKALLDNANLTSIKMTTSYASNIVVPCFQFNGHIVWGATAMILSEIKELLK; encoded by the coding sequence ATGGATTTTTCAGAATTTTTAGAAAGAAAAAATCAGCTTCAGAAAGCAAATCTTGGAGGTCTAGAGGCACAATTTCTGCTCGCTCCAGAAATGCGATTAAAATACAATGCCGATAAAATTAAAGCCAGTAACCCAAAGAAAGCAGCAGTTTTAGCCTTATTCTATCCGAACACAAATAATGAAACTTGTTTTTTACTTACAGAAAGAGCCAAGTACAAAGGAACTCATTCTGCTCAAATTAGTTTTCCTGGCGGAAAAATTGACAAAAAGGATTTCAATCTTAAAGAGACTGCTCTAAGAGAAACTTTTGAAGAAGTTGGAGTCCCAAAAAACAAAATCACCATACTAAGAGAATTGACAGATGTTTTTATCCCTCCAAGTAATTTTCTTGCAACTCCTTTTTTAGGCTATACAGATGAAGCCCCAAAATTGATCACAAACTACGAAGTAGCCAGCGCTTTTAAAGTACCTGTAAAAGCTCTTTTAGACAACGCTAATTTGACGTCGATAAAAATGACAACATCATATGCTTCAAATATTGTAGTCCCTTGTTTCCAGTTTAATGGACATATAGTTTGGGGAGCAACTGCTATGATTTTAAGCGAAATTAAAGAGCTCTTAAAATAG
- a CDS encoding dicarboxylate/amino acid:cation symporter, whose amino-acid sequence MKKLALHWRILLGMLLGVVFALIMTNFDFGKDFIKDWIKPFGTIFINSLKLIAIPLILAALIKGVSDLKDISKLSRMGGRTIGIYIVTTVIAVTIGLVLVNIVNPGKQISETTRTELVDSYSTDTTKYKDEAAKQKESGPLQALVDLVPENIFAASTSNRNMLQVIFFSIFFGIGLIMIPEEQSTTVKKFFDGFNEVILKMVDLIMLAAPFGVFALLAALVVESPSLDLFQALAWYAVTVVCGLALMIAIYVTLVFVFTKKRPAFFLKGISPAQLLAFSTSSSAATLPVTMERVTEHMGVEEEVASFVLPIGATINMDGTSLYQAVAAVFIAQAFGMDLDFGTQLGIIATATLASIGSAAVPGAGMVMLVGVLGYAGIPEAGLALIFAVDRPLDMCRTVVNVTGDAAVSMLVAKSVGKLGEPHPKEWDDNYGKVK is encoded by the coding sequence ATGAAGAAATTAGCGTTACACTGGAGAATTTTATTGGGGATGTTATTAGGGGTTGTTTTTGCACTCATAATGACCAATTTTGATTTTGGAAAAGATTTTATAAAAGATTGGATAAAACCATTTGGAACTATTTTCATAAATTCTTTAAAACTCATCGCTATTCCTTTAATTCTTGCAGCACTTATCAAAGGAGTGTCTGATTTAAAAGATATTTCAAAGCTTTCAAGAATGGGAGGTAGAACAATTGGAATTTATATTGTTACTACTGTAATAGCAGTTACCATAGGTTTGGTACTTGTTAATATTGTAAACCCAGGGAAGCAAATTTCTGAAACTACAAGAACTGAACTGGTAGACAGTTACAGCACAGATACGACTAAGTATAAAGATGAAGCCGCCAAACAAAAAGAAAGTGGGCCTTTACAGGCTTTAGTAGATTTGGTGCCAGAAAATATTTTTGCAGCATCTACAAGCAATAGAAATATGCTACAAGTAATTTTCTTTTCTATTTTCTTTGGTATTGGTTTGATTATGATCCCAGAAGAACAAAGTACTACCGTAAAAAAGTTTTTTGATGGCTTTAATGAGGTCATCTTAAAAATGGTTGATCTAATAATGCTTGCTGCGCCATTTGGTGTTTTTGCACTTTTAGCTGCCTTGGTTGTAGAGTCCCCTAGCTTAGATCTTTTTCAAGCGCTGGCATGGTATGCAGTAACAGTCGTTTGTGGTTTGGCGCTTATGATTGCAATTTATGTTACCTTAGTGTTTGTTTTTACAAAAAAGCGTCCTGCCTTTTTTCTTAAAGGAATTTCTCCAGCTCAATTATTAGCCTTTTCAACCAGTTCTAGTGCAGCAACTCTGCCAGTTACTATGGAAAGAGTTACCGAGCACATGGGAGTAGAAGAAGAAGTAGCTAGTTTTGTGTTGCCTATTGGAGCGACAATTAACATGGATGGAACTAGTTTATATCAAGCAGTTGCCGCTGTTTTTATTGCTCAAGCATTTGGAATGGATCTTGATTTTGGAACTCAGTTAGGGATTATTGCTACTGCAACATTAGCTTCTATTGGGTCTGCTGCTGTTCCGGGTGCAGGTATGGTTATGCTAGTAGGTGTTTTAGGTTATGCTGGAATCCCAGAAGCTGGTCTAGCGCTTATTTTTGCTGTTGATAGACCTCTTGATATGTGTAGAACCGTTGTAAATGTAACAGGTGATGCAGCAGTATCTATGTTGGTGGCCAAATCAGTAGGGAAATTAGGTGAGCCTCACCCAAAAGAATGGGATGATAACTACGGGAAAGTAAAATAA
- a CDS encoding HAD family hydrolase yields MATIKCVIFDMDGVIIDSELLHKKAYYETFESLGLDVSEALYKTLTGSSTINAFQKLVAHFQLQEDPNDLVLQKRKRYVNFFENDPTLHLVDGIENIIQYFHNKNMTLILASSSAMVNIERVFNRFDLNKYFKAKISGADLKESKPHPEIFEKAAILGGFPKENCIVIEDSDNGVKAANDAGIFVYGYKNPLAADQTLENADYVISHFSELKSLL; encoded by the coding sequence ATGGCTACAATAAAATGTGTAATATTTGATATGGACGGAGTAATTATAGACTCTGAACTTCTACATAAAAAAGCGTATTATGAAACTTTTGAGTCTTTGGGCTTAGATGTTTCAGAAGCATTATATAAAACCCTAACCGGTTCTTCTACTATCAATGCTTTTCAAAAACTTGTCGCTCATTTTCAACTTCAAGAAGATCCTAATGATTTGGTTTTGCAAAAAAGAAAACGCTATGTCAATTTTTTTGAAAATGACCCAACCTTACATTTGGTTGATGGAATAGAAAATATCATTCAATATTTTCATAATAAGAATATGACTTTAATTTTAGCTTCTTCATCTGCGATGGTTAATATTGAACGTGTTTTTAATCGATTTGACCTGAATAAGTATTTTAAAGCAAAGATTAGTGGTGCCGATTTAAAAGAATCAAAACCCCATCCAGAAATTTTTGAAAAAGCAGCTATTTTAGGAGGTTTCCCAAAAGAAAACTGTATTGTCATTGAAGATTCTGACAATGGAGTAAAAGCAGCAAATGATGCTGGTATTTTTGTATATGGCTATAAAAATCCTTTAGCGGCAGATCAAACTCTAGAAAATGCAGATTATGTGATTAGTCATTTTTCAGAATTAAAAAGCCTGCTTTAA
- a CDS encoding ABC transporter permease, with amino-acid sequence MFDIDRWREIFQSINKNKLRSVMSGFTVAFAILLFTLLFGVVTGLSNTFKEQFSDDAANFMSVRVWRTSKPYKGLQTGRTIQLKNEDFNFVKNEYSDKIELLTARVNRSANISYKNKQDNYTIQAVHPDHQFLEKTIIEEGRFINDRDLKERAKVIVIGRLVKQDLFGEKPALGKRVNVSGISYQVIGVFSDEGGDNQERMNFMPVTTAQMIYGNNDKLSQIVLGYNPELSLDEAIAFGNKMERDLRKKLDIHPDDQSALSVSNMAEANKGVGQFLLALYFIVIFVGSGTLIAGIIGISNIMIFIIKERTKEFGIRKALGASPASIVGMVVQESVLITTIAGYLGLLLGTYILNFIGDGLEEDYFIKDPSVSPGIVIGATIVLILSGLIAAYVPAKKAARIKPIVALRAD; translated from the coding sequence ATGTTTGATATAGATCGTTGGAGAGAAATTTTTCAAAGCATAAATAAAAACAAGCTTCGCTCAGTGATGTCTGGTTTTACAGTAGCATTTGCTATTTTATTATTTACCTTACTATTTGGTGTTGTTACTGGTTTGAGTAACACTTTTAAAGAACAATTTTCAGATGATGCGGCAAACTTTATGTCGGTTAGAGTGTGGAGAACTTCTAAGCCATATAAAGGTTTGCAAACAGGTAGAACCATACAGTTAAAAAATGAAGATTTTAATTTTGTAAAAAATGAGTATTCTGATAAGATAGAACTTTTAACAGCAAGAGTAAATAGAAGTGCAAATATTTCATATAAAAACAAGCAAGATAATTATACAATACAAGCCGTACATCCAGATCATCAATTTTTAGAAAAAACAATTATTGAAGAAGGGCGCTTTATTAATGATAGAGATTTAAAAGAGAGAGCCAAAGTCATAGTAATTGGGCGTCTGGTGAAGCAAGATTTATTTGGAGAAAAACCTGCACTTGGAAAACGTGTAAATGTCAGTGGGATTTCATATCAAGTTATTGGTGTGTTTTCTGATGAAGGAGGCGATAATCAAGAACGAATGAATTTTATGCCTGTTACAACAGCGCAAATGATTTATGGAAATAATGACAAGCTAAGTCAGATAGTTCTTGGGTATAATCCAGAATTAAGTTTGGATGAAGCCATTGCTTTTGGTAATAAAATGGAGCGTGATCTGCGAAAAAAATTAGACATACATCCAGATGACCAAAGTGCTTTGTCTGTTAGCAATATGGCTGAAGCAAATAAAGGAGTTGGACAGTTTTTATTGGCCTTGTATTTCATTGTAATCTTTGTAGGTTCTGGTACCTTGATTGCTGGAATCATCGGAATTAGTAATATCATGATTTTTATAATTAAAGAGCGTACCAAAGAATTTGGAATTAGAAAAGCGCTTGGAGCATCACCTGCATCTATTGTTGGTATGGTTGTTCAAGAATCAGTATTAATAACTACCATTGCGGGATATTTAGGACTGCTTCTAGGTACTTATATTTTAAACTTTATTGGCGATGGTCTTGAAGAAGATTATTTTATAAAAGACCCAAGTGTAAGCCCAGGGATAGTAATAGGAGCAACTATTGTTTTAATCTTATCAGGGTTAATTGCTGCATATGTTCCGGCAAAAAAAGCAGCACGAATTAAACCAATTGTAGCACTAAGAGCAGATTAA
- a CDS encoding sulfurtransferase, protein MSLKVPSSLVSVEWLYRNLADKDLVILNATLPKVAANNKAALQENQIKKAIFFDIKKTFSDVNAQFPNTVLPAKEFEVEAQKLGVNTTSCIVVYDEHGIYSSPRAWWLFKTMGFDNVAVLDGGLPAWKKAEFPTVLKEQTQKTLGDFKAKYRAHLFKDYKQVLENIQSQQQLVIDARSSARFTAEELEPRPEVKNGHIPNSKNLPFTKVLTDGHLASKSKLQTTFKEFVSKDKALIFSCGTGITACILALAATVAGYDKTSVYDGSWTEWGSLPDLPTEK, encoded by the coding sequence ATGTCTTTAAAAGTACCGAGTTCATTAGTTTCTGTTGAATGGTTGTATCGAAATTTAGCCGATAAAGACTTAGTGATTCTAAATGCTACTTTACCAAAAGTAGCAGCCAATAATAAAGCTGCTTTGCAAGAAAATCAAATTAAAAAAGCTATTTTTTTTGATATAAAAAAGACCTTTTCTGATGTAAATGCTCAATTTCCGAATACGGTATTACCGGCAAAAGAATTTGAAGTTGAAGCTCAAAAACTCGGAGTCAATACTACATCGTGTATAGTAGTGTATGATGAACACGGAATCTATTCTTCCCCGAGAGCTTGGTGGTTGTTTAAGACCATGGGTTTTGATAATGTCGCTGTTTTAGATGGTGGTTTACCTGCTTGGAAGAAAGCAGAGTTTCCGACAGTCTTAAAAGAACAAACGCAGAAGACTCTTGGAGATTTTAAAGCAAAGTATAGAGCACATTTATTTAAAGATTACAAACAAGTTTTAGAAAATATTCAAAGCCAACAGCAGTTGGTTATAGATGCGCGTTCTTCTGCCAGATTTACAGCTGAAGAATTAGAGCCAAGACCTGAAGTAAAAAATGGACATATTCCCAACTCAAAGAACCTGCCCTTTACAAAGGTTCTTACCGATGGGCATTTAGCTTCCAAATCTAAATTGCAAACTACTTTTAAAGAGTTTGTCTCTAAAGATAAAGCACTTATATTTTCTTGTGGTACTGGGATTACAGCTTGTATATTAGCACTTGCGGCTACAGTTGCTGGATATGATAAAACTTCAGTCTATGATGGATCATGGACAGAGTGGGGTAGTTTGCCAGACCTGCCAACCGAAAAATAA